A region from the Devosia lucknowensis genome encodes:
- a CDS encoding ABC transporter permease — MTVHTFIDEKPETGPAITSLKPEGRSSGDTGSAGQWQLIWQKFSRNKVALFAGWVILFFFFIGIFAEFLAPAVPEASRPQFTNAPPQQLGLFVTDDDGSTRFQLHVTGYAMEVDPASLRRTYVPDPEQHVPVGLFVRGAPYKMWNLFNADLHLLGPLNPGDTMYLLGTDRLGRDLLSRLIYGTRISMSIGVVGVCISLLLGVVLGAISGFYGGIVDTLTQRLIEVISSMPTIPLWLGLAAAIPLTWSPLTVYFVITLIVSLFGWTGLAREVRGRFFALRGEDFVTAAKLDGSSERRVIFRHILPSLTSHILAVVTLALPTMIVAETALSFLGIGLKAPIVSWGVLLQEAQNVRTIANAPWQLIWPAGAVVLTVLAYNFLGDGMRDAADPYES, encoded by the coding sequence ATGACAGTGCACACCTTCATCGACGAAAAGCCCGAAACCGGGCCCGCCATCACCTCGCTCAAGCCGGAAGGCCGCAGCAGCGGTGACACCGGTTCAGCCGGCCAGTGGCAGCTCATCTGGCAGAAATTCTCGCGCAACAAGGTGGCGTTGTTTGCCGGTTGGGTCATCCTGTTCTTCTTTTTCATCGGCATCTTCGCCGAGTTCCTCGCGCCCGCTGTGCCCGAAGCGTCGCGGCCGCAGTTCACCAATGCGCCACCCCAGCAGCTGGGCCTGTTCGTCACCGATGACGATGGCTCCACCCGCTTCCAGCTTCACGTCACCGGCTATGCCATGGAGGTCGACCCGGCCTCGCTGCGGCGAACCTATGTTCCCGATCCGGAACAACACGTGCCCGTCGGACTTTTCGTCCGCGGCGCCCCCTACAAGATGTGGAACCTGTTCAACGCCGACCTGCACCTGCTCGGGCCGCTCAACCCAGGCGACACGATGTATCTCCTCGGCACCGACCGGCTCGGCCGTGATCTGCTGTCGCGGTTGATCTATGGGACACGCATTTCCATGTCGATCGGCGTCGTCGGCGTCTGCATCAGCCTTCTTCTGGGTGTGGTGCTGGGAGCCATTTCAGGCTTTTACGGCGGCATCGTCGATACGCTGACCCAACGCCTGATCGAGGTCATTTCCTCGATGCCAACCATTCCGCTCTGGCTGGGTCTCGCCGCGGCGATCCCCCTCACCTGGTCTCCGCTGACGGTTTATTTCGTCATTACCCTCATTGTCTCACTATTCGGCTGGACGGGACTTGCCCGCGAAGTGCGCGGCCGGTTCTTTGCCCTCCGCGGCGAGGATTTTGTAACCGCGGCCAAGCTTGACGGATCGTCGGAACGTCGCGTGATCTTCCGGCACATCCTGCCCTCGCTCACGAGCCATATCCTCGCCGTGGTGACCCTGGCGCTGCCCACCATGATCGTGGCGGAAACGGCGCTCAGCTTCCTCGGCATCGGCCTCAAGGCGCCCATCGTCTCCTGGGGCGTGCTGCTGCAGGAAGCGCAGAACGTCCGCACCATTGCCAATGCACCATGGCAGTTGATCTGGCCGGCCGGCGCGGTGGTCTTGACGGTGCTTGCCTATAATTTCCTTGGCGACGGCATGCGCGACGCCGCTGACCCCTATGAAAGCTGA
- a CDS encoding LacI family DNA-binding transcriptional regulator translates to MARITLATIAEKTGLSKFAVSRALSGKSGVSEETRRLVQTVAAELGYLRPVQDSTPNVLGIVFHDTDLVNSELQVLVQSGFQSEAVRRGYQARMIWTHLPDEVEAFARTCAGVSMVGPHLKESKYRVKELGIPLSLSGWIDPLERFDMVHGTDHESGAAVAEYLIGLGHRRIAYVQGSSHYRGRIERFYGLREVVEKHPEVELRQLTFDSEKMFIGRFRELLDDGFNPTAFFCAHDGLALTAMSELMGMGYKIPQDATVIGFGDFSAATQITPNLTTVKTQGQEIGAGLARILDDRIHERLNPSVPVRLMLCGHLIERQSSGPAPARGNAATAP, encoded by the coding sequence TTGGCGCGCATCACACTTGCCACCATCGCTGAAAAAACCGGGCTGTCGAAATTTGCCGTATCGCGGGCATTGTCGGGAAAAAGCGGGGTGAGCGAAGAGACGCGGCGCCTGGTCCAGACAGTGGCTGCCGAGCTCGGCTATCTGCGGCCGGTGCAGGACAGCACACCCAACGTGCTCGGCATCGTCTTCCACGACACCGATCTCGTGAACTCGGAACTTCAGGTGCTCGTGCAGTCAGGGTTCCAGTCCGAGGCGGTCCGACGCGGCTACCAGGCGCGCATGATCTGGACACACCTGCCCGACGAGGTCGAGGCCTTCGCCCGCACCTGTGCGGGTGTCTCCATGGTTGGTCCGCATCTCAAGGAGAGCAAGTACCGCGTCAAAGAGCTCGGCATTCCACTCTCGCTGAGTGGCTGGATCGACCCGCTCGAGCGGTTCGACATGGTGCATGGGACAGACCATGAGTCAGGCGCGGCCGTTGCGGAATATCTCATCGGCCTCGGGCACCGCCGTATCGCCTATGTTCAGGGCTCCAGCCATTACCGTGGCCGCATCGAGCGATTTTACGGACTACGGGAAGTCGTGGAGAAGCATCCCGAGGTCGAGCTGCGCCAGCTCACCTTTGACTCTGAAAAGATGTTTATCGGGCGCTTTCGGGAACTACTGGACGACGGCTTCAACCCGACGGCATTTTTCTGTGCCCATGACGGGCTGGCTTTGACCGCCATGTCCGAACTCATGGGCATGGGCTATAAGATCCCTCAGGACGCCACAGTTATCGGCTTCGGCGATTTCTCTGCTGCAACCCAGATTACCCCCAATCTCACAACGGTGAAGACCCAGGGCCAAGAAATCGGCGCGGGCCTCGCGCGGATACTCGATGACCGCATTCACGAACGCCTCAATCCGAGCGTGCCCGTGCGCCTCATGCTTTGTGGTCACCTCATCGAGCGCCAATCGTCCGGCCCCGCCCCGGCGCGCGGGAATGCGGCGACGGCCCCGTAG
- a CDS encoding alpha-amylase family protein has protein sequence MLDAAPSSAARLRTPDWYRSATRWTQLTLAEDDPVKFDPQQWIGIFKQTQSNATCISAGGYVAYYPSKVPLHYVSKFIGDSDPFRALVDGARSLDMHVMARVDPHAIHQDAADAHPEWVMVDRDGNRMRHWAYPDVWVTCAYSDYNFKFMPEVLREITRDYDIDAIFANRWQGHGVCYCDACRTDFKTASGHDLPLTNSLDNPAWLAWGAWRRTKLSRLVVEWDQVMKAIKPHTSFIPNMGSVSLMEFDLEMIEKYCPFLCVDDQGRHGTEPVWKSGRNGKRMRATFEDRPAILITSIGPEEAYRWKDAVTTGAEIRAWMDSGTTQGLLPWFTKFNGVVPDTRWIEPVAESFDLHARLESALAATQPVAEIAILDPTTTLRHHDHVSRRVAEAHDMGFYHALVEARLPFEMLSDAVMTPERMDRFKVLILANSTCLSTEQAEALAAYVARGGSLVVAHETGFRTPDNQPRETPVLADLLGYRLTRAVRGPVKNTYVALNGDHPINQGFDGAERIMGGTHLLGVEAVGESEQPFLFVPDFPDLPMEEVYPRDAPRDAAMIARQHAGGGRTVYIPWNIGAIFWEVFAGDHARLVSNSVHWALGKRPDVEVEGRAVLDLSVREGDGTTVVLINNITNPMMMKGPIREVYPVGPLTLSLATPNGRQLRAVERLSTGDDLEFSFVDGRVRVTIAELETLDAIQFHWS, from the coding sequence ATGCTCGACGCCGCCCCCTCATCCGCCGCACGCCTGCGTACCCCCGACTGGTACCGCTCCGCCACGCGCTGGACCCAGCTCACCCTGGCCGAGGATGATCCGGTCAAGTTCGACCCGCAGCAGTGGATCGGCATCTTCAAGCAGACCCAGTCCAACGCGACCTGCATCAGCGCGGGCGGCTACGTGGCCTATTATCCGAGCAAGGTGCCACTGCACTATGTCAGCAAGTTCATCGGCGACAGCGATCCTTTCAGGGCGCTGGTCGATGGCGCGCGCAGCCTCGATATGCATGTGATGGCGCGCGTCGATCCGCACGCCATTCACCAGGACGCGGCCGATGCTCACCCAGAATGGGTCATGGTCGATCGCGATGGCAACCGGATGCGCCATTGGGCCTATCCTGATGTGTGGGTCACCTGCGCCTATTCGGACTACAACTTCAAGTTCATGCCCGAGGTCCTGCGCGAGATTACGCGCGATTATGACATCGACGCGATCTTCGCCAATCGCTGGCAGGGGCACGGCGTGTGCTACTGCGATGCCTGCCGCACAGACTTCAAGACCGCGTCCGGCCATGACCTGCCTCTGACCAACAGCCTCGACAATCCCGCGTGGCTCGCCTGGGGCGCCTGGCGCCGGACCAAGCTCAGCCGGCTGGTGGTCGAGTGGGACCAGGTCATGAAGGCGATCAAGCCGCATACCAGCTTCATTCCGAACATGGGTTCGGTCTCGCTGATGGAATTCGATCTCGAGATGATCGAGAAATACTGCCCCTTCCTCTGCGTGGACGACCAGGGCCGTCACGGAACCGAGCCGGTTTGGAAAAGCGGGCGCAACGGCAAGCGCATGCGCGCCACCTTCGAAGATCGCCCCGCCATCCTCATCACCTCGATCGGCCCGGAAGAGGCCTATCGCTGGAAGGACGCCGTGACCACCGGGGCCGAAATTCGCGCCTGGATGGATAGCGGAACCACGCAGGGTCTGCTGCCCTGGTTCACCAAGTTCAACGGCGTCGTGCCCGACACCCGCTGGATCGAGCCGGTTGCCGAAAGCTTTGACCTGCATGCGCGGCTGGAATCCGCGCTGGCCGCCACGCAGCCGGTCGCCGAAATTGCTATCCTTGATCCCACGACGACGCTGCGCCATCACGACCACGTCTCGCGCCGTGTCGCCGAAGCCCATGACATGGGTTTTTACCACGCCCTGGTCGAGGCCCGGCTGCCGTTCGAGATGCTGTCGGATGCCGTGATGACGCCGGAGCGGATGGACCGCTTCAAGGTGCTGATCCTCGCCAACTCCACCTGTCTTTCGACCGAGCAGGCCGAGGCGCTCGCGGCCTATGTCGCGCGCGGTGGCTCGCTGGTCGTCGCCCATGAAACAGGTTTCCGCACCCCGGACAATCAGCCGCGTGAAACGCCGGTGCTTGCCGACCTTCTGGGATATCGCCTCACCCGCGCAGTGCGCGGTCCGGTCAAGAATACCTATGTCGCGCTCAACGGCGACCATCCGATCAACCAAGGCTTTGATGGCGCAGAGCGCATCATGGGCGGCACGCACCTGCTCGGTGTGGAAGCGGTCGGGGAGAGCGAACAGCCGTTCCTCTTCGTCCCCGATTTCCCCGACCTACCCATGGAAGAAGTCTACCCCCGCGATGCGCCGCGGGACGCGGCGATGATCGCGCGCCAGCATGCCGGCGGCGGGCGCACGGTCTATATCCCGTGGAATATCGGCGCGATCTTCTGGGAAGTATTCGCCGGCGACCATGCCCGCCTGGTGTCCAACAGCGTCCACTGGGCGCTCGGCAAGCGGCCCGACGTCGAAGTCGAGGGGCGCGCCGTGCTCGACCTCTCGGTTCGCGAAGGCGATGGCACGACAGTCGTCCTGATCAACAACATCACCAATCCGATGATGATGAAGGGACCGATCCGCGAGGTCTATCCGGTTGGTCCGCTGACGCTGTCGCTGGCTACGCCCAACGGGCGGCAGCTGCGCGCGGTCGAACGCCTGAGCACCGGAGACGATCTGGAATTCTCGTTTGTCGACGGGCGCGTGCGTGTCACCATCGCCGAGCTCGAAACGCTGGACGCCATCCAGTTCCATTGGAGCTAA
- a CDS encoding 2-hydroxy-3-oxopropionate reductase yields the protein MKIGFIGLGVMGRPMAGHLIAGGHELFIHRVKPVSQHLVDAGAKPVDNARQAAAAADVVILMVPDTPDVEAVLFGPDGVAEGVRAGTLVIDMSSISPVATKGFAARLAERGVDYLDAPVSGGEVGARNAALTIMVGGTEANFDRALPLFELMGKNITRIGEVGDGQTAKVANQIIVGLTIEAVAEAMLFAKKAGADPAKIREALMGGFASSRILELHGDRMIKRTFDPGFRIRLHRKDLALALDAAKGLDVALPNTAATAQLMNAALALGDGDKDHSALIRTLETMAGVRAD from the coding sequence ATGAAGATTGGATTTATCGGACTGGGCGTCATGGGCCGCCCGATGGCCGGACACCTGATCGCTGGTGGCCATGAGTTGTTCATCCATCGTGTAAAGCCGGTTTCCCAGCATCTCGTCGATGCAGGAGCCAAGCCGGTGGATAACGCCCGCCAAGCCGCCGCCGCTGCCGATGTTGTCATTCTCATGGTGCCGGACACGCCTGATGTCGAAGCGGTCCTGTTCGGCCCGGACGGGGTCGCTGAAGGCGTGCGGGCCGGTACGCTCGTCATCGACATGAGTTCGATTTCCCCGGTCGCCACCAAAGGCTTTGCGGCGCGGCTGGCCGAGCGGGGCGTCGACTATCTCGATGCGCCGGTTTCCGGCGGCGAAGTCGGCGCCCGAAATGCGGCTCTCACCATCATGGTGGGTGGAACAGAAGCCAATTTCGATCGCGCGCTGCCGCTCTTTGAACTGATGGGCAAAAACATCACCCGCATCGGCGAAGTCGGGGACGGCCAGACGGCCAAGGTCGCCAACCAGATCATCGTCGGCCTTACCATCGAGGCCGTAGCCGAAGCCATGCTGTTCGCAAAGAAGGCCGGCGCCGATCCCGCGAAAATCCGAGAGGCGTTGATGGGTGGATTTGCCTCTTCCCGTATCCTGGAACTGCACGGGGATCGCATGATCAAGCGCACATTCGATCCCGGCTTCCGCATCCGCCTCCATCGCAAGGATCTGGCGCTGGCGCTCGATGCCGCAAAAGGCCTCGACGTCGCGCTGCCCAATACTGCTGCCACGGCCCAATTGATGAATGCGGCCCTGGCGCTGGGCGATGGCGATAAGGACCACTCCGCTCTGATCCGAACACTCGAAACCATGGCCGGCGTCCGCGCCGACTAG
- a CDS encoding ABC transporter permease, producing MLNYVIRRIFYMIPTLFGLSMIAFMIIQLPPGDYVTSLIASMQDSGANVDPRQVERLREVYGFNDPIYVQYFKWISGILLRGDFGYSFEWNRPVADLIWERMGSTLAISIASLLFVWAVALPIGIYSAMRRHSVGDYVFTFIGFIGLAVPNFILALTLMYVSYRFFGQSVGGLYSPEYIDAPWSWGKFVDLLSHLWIPIIVIGTSGTAAMIRILRATLTDELHKPYVITAKAKGLPEYKVVVKYPVRIALNPFVSAIGWVLPDLVSGVTITAIVLNLPTAGPLLLRALISQDMYLAGSFILLMGVLTLIGMLISDLLLALLDPRIRFT from the coding sequence ATGCTCAACTATGTGATCAGACGCATCTTCTACATGATCCCGACGCTCTTCGGACTGTCGATGATCGCCTTCATGATCATCCAGTTGCCGCCTGGCGACTACGTCACCTCGCTCATCGCTTCGATGCAGGACTCCGGAGCCAATGTCGATCCGCGCCAGGTTGAGCGCCTGCGCGAGGTCTATGGCTTCAACGATCCCATCTATGTCCAGTATTTCAAGTGGATCAGCGGCATCCTCCTGCGGGGCGATTTCGGTTACTCCTTCGAGTGGAACCGCCCGGTCGCCGACCTGATCTGGGAGCGCATGGGTTCGACCCTTGCGATCTCCATCGCCTCGCTTCTGTTTGTCTGGGCGGTGGCCCTGCCCATCGGCATCTATTCGGCGATGCGTCGTCACTCCGTGGGCGACTACGTCTTCACCTTTATCGGCTTCATCGGGCTGGCGGTCCCCAACTTCATCCTGGCGCTGACGCTGATGTATGTGAGCTACCGCTTCTTCGGCCAAAGCGTTGGGGGGCTTTATTCGCCCGAATATATCGACGCACCCTGGAGCTGGGGCAAGTTCGTCGATCTCCTCAGCCATCTCTGGATCCCGATCATCGTCATTGGCACCTCGGGCACGGCGGCCATGATCCGCATCCTGCGCGCGACGCTGACCGACGAATTGCACAAGCCCTATGTCATCACCGCCAAGGCCAAGGGCCTGCCCGAATACAAGGTCGTGGTGAAATATCCGGTGCGTATCGCGCTCAATCCCTTTGTGTCGGCGATTGGCTGGGTGCTGCCCGATCTCGTTTCAGGCGTCACTATCACCGCCATTGTCCTCAACCTGCCCACTGCAGGGCCGCTCCTGCTGCGGGCGCTGATCAGCCAGGACATGTATCTTGCCGGCAGCTTCATCCTTCTCATGGGCGTGCTGACCCTGATCGGCATGCTCATCTCCGACCTACTGCTCGCCCTTCTCGATCCCCGAATCCGGTTCACGTGA
- a CDS encoding ABC transporter ATP-binding protein: MHVAQVSAAPDAPQTDADVVLSVDHLSLDFRLRNEVLHAARDVSFKLRRGKTLCLVGESGSGKSVTARALMRIIDRNGAIANGSITLYGDGQPIDIAQLDERSRALLAIRGGRIGLIFQEPMSSLSPVHTIGSQVIEAVRLHTDLGKAEARARAIELLRQVEIPNPEQMIDRYTFEFSGGMRQRAMIAMALAANPEVLIADEPTTALDVTTQAEILDLIKRLQVSRGMAMLLITHDMGVVAEVADEVAVMHFGRIVESGPVDEIFHDPKHDYTRRLLNSTVKLEQNRRAATRTENMTDRPVVLSARNITKTYGAATSWFGGNKHALTAVDNVSFDLHSGENLGIVGESGSGKTTLGRTLLRIVEPTSGQILFHPDSPEQLDITALSKRQLRGFHRQVRLIFQDPFASLNPRMTVRDIVGDPLVVGGQRNSKAIEDRVCELLELVGLDPTMRERYPHAFSGGQRQRIGIARALALDPKIIIADEATAALDVSIRAQILDLLLDVQKRLDLSFIFISHDISVVRYFCDRVAVMHRGKLVELGPAEQICTAPQEAYTKSLISAVPNPDPRNKRMLHRTRFTA; encoded by the coding sequence ATGCATGTGGCACAGGTTTCAGCCGCCCCCGACGCACCTCAGACCGACGCGGACGTGGTGCTGAGCGTCGACCATCTCAGCCTCGACTTCCGGCTGCGCAACGAAGTGCTGCATGCTGCACGCGACGTGAGCTTCAAGCTGCGCAGGGGCAAGACGCTCTGCCTTGTCGGCGAGAGCGGCTCGGGCAAGAGCGTCACTGCGCGAGCACTGATGCGCATCATCGATCGCAATGGCGCCATCGCCAATGGCAGCATCACCCTTTACGGCGATGGACAACCGATCGACATCGCCCAGCTCGACGAACGCAGCCGTGCGCTCCTAGCCATTCGCGGCGGCCGCATTGGCCTGATTTTCCAGGAGCCGATGAGTTCGCTGTCGCCGGTCCACACTATCGGCTCGCAGGTCATCGAGGCGGTGCGCCTTCATACCGATCTCGGCAAGGCCGAGGCACGAGCGCGGGCGATCGAACTGTTGCGGCAGGTAGAAATCCCTAACCCCGAGCAGATGATCGACCGGTATACGTTCGAATTCTCGGGCGGAATGCGCCAGCGCGCCATGATCGCCATGGCGCTCGCGGCGAACCCCGAAGTGCTGATTGCCGACGAACCGACCACTGCCCTCGACGTGACCACGCAGGCCGAAATCCTCGACCTGATCAAGCGCCTTCAAGTCAGCCGCGGCATGGCCATGCTGCTCATTACACACGACATGGGCGTGGTCGCGGAAGTGGCTGACGAAGTGGCCGTGATGCACTTTGGCCGCATCGTTGAAAGCGGTCCGGTGGACGAAATCTTCCACGATCCCAAGCACGACTATACGCGCCGGCTGCTCAATTCCACTGTCAAGCTCGAGCAGAACCGGCGCGCTGCGACGCGCACCGAAAACATGACCGATCGACCGGTGGTGCTCTCTGCGCGCAACATCACCAAGACATATGGCGCTGCCACCTCCTGGTTCGGCGGCAACAAGCATGCGCTGACGGCGGTCGACAATGTCAGCTTCGACCTCCACTCCGGCGAAAACCTCGGCATTGTCGGCGAGAGCGGCTCTGGCAAGACCACGCTCGGGCGCACGCTCTTGCGCATCGTCGAACCGACGTCGGGTCAGATCCTCTTTCATCCGGACAGCCCCGAGCAGTTGGACATAACCGCGCTGTCAAAGCGCCAGCTGCGCGGCTTCCACCGCCAGGTCCGGCTCATCTTTCAGGATCCGTTTGCCTCGCTCAATCCACGCATGACCGTGCGCGACATTGTGGGCGATCCCCTGGTGGTCGGCGGCCAGCGCAACAGCAAGGCGATCGAGGATCGTGTCTGCGAACTGCTGGAACTGGTTGGGCTCGATCCGACCATGCGCGAACGCTATCCCCATGCCTTTTCTGGCGGGCAGCGCCAGCGCATCGGCATCGCCCGTGCCCTCGCCCTTGACCCCAAGATCATCATCGCCGACGAGGCCACTGCCGCGCTCGACGTTTCGATCCGCGCCCAGATTCTCGATCTGCTGCTCGATGTACAAAAGCGGCTCGACCTGAGCTTCATCTTCATTTCGCACGACATCTCGGTGGTCCGCTATTTCTGCGACCGCGTCGCCGTGATGCATCGCGGCAAACTGGTGGAACTGGGTCCAGCCGAGCAGATCTGCACGGCCCCACAGGAGGCCTATACCAAAAGCCTCATTTCGGCGGTGCCCAATCCCGACCCGCGCAACAAGCGCATGTTGCACCGCACCCGATTTACCGCCTGA
- the hyi gene encoding hydroxypyruvate isomerase, translated as MPKFAANLSFLYPEVPLIERIGKAAADGFDAVEYVSPYEIEANVIADALSTSGVEQALFNLPAGDWAAGERGIGCLPNRVEEFRRGVDTAIAYAKALHCPTVNCLAGLAPAGADAAELDRTLAANLAYAAPRLADAGIALVFEPINRRDMPTYHVSTTDHAERVMAMAGVDNLKIQYDFYHMQISQGDLVPTFERLFDRIGHVQVADNPGRNEPGTGEINYGFIFAELDRLGYAGWVGCEYKPKTTTTAGLGWMAPYRARA; from the coding sequence GTGCCGAAATTTGCTGCCAATCTATCGTTTCTTTATCCGGAAGTGCCTCTGATCGAGCGCATCGGCAAGGCAGCGGCCGACGGCTTCGACGCCGTCGAATATGTCTCGCCCTATGAAATCGAGGCGAATGTGATCGCCGATGCACTGTCCACGTCCGGCGTCGAACAGGCGCTGTTCAATCTGCCCGCAGGCGATTGGGCTGCCGGAGAGCGTGGCATCGGCTGCCTGCCGAACCGCGTGGAAGAGTTTCGGCGCGGCGTCGACACGGCAATCGCCTATGCCAAGGCTCTCCACTGTCCGACGGTTAATTGCCTTGCCGGTCTTGCGCCCGCCGGGGCGGATGCCGCCGAACTCGACCGGACGCTGGCTGCAAACCTTGCCTATGCGGCGCCCCGGCTTGCCGATGCCGGCATCGCGCTGGTGTTCGAGCCGATCAACCGCCGAGACATGCCGACCTACCACGTATCGACCACGGATCACGCCGAGCGTGTCATGGCCATGGCAGGCGTCGACAACCTCAAGATCCAATACGACTTCTATCACATGCAGATATCGCAGGGGGACCTGGTCCCCACTTTCGAGCGCCTCTTCGATCGCATCGGCCATGTGCAGGTGGCTGACAATCCGGGCCGCAACGAGCCGGGCACTGGCGAAATCAACTACGGCTTCATCTTCGCCGAACTCGACCGGCTCGGCTACGCCGGCTGGGTGGGCTGTGAATATAAGCCCAAGACCACAACCACTGCGGGGCTTGGCTGGATGGCCCCCTATCGCGCGAGGGCCTGA
- a CDS encoding beta-galactosidase, with amino-acid sequence MPLDKLPQTPFGAVYFRKSNPPREDWERDYGVASEDGLNVFRHWFMWSAIERRPGVYDWDDYDRQMDLAAKHNMKTVIAELTHTVPDWAWRKFAHARQIRADGRELEPVMGVSAAVGGFAHNGGGAGSLTMNCPEVKEAAGAFLTALATRYKGHPGLLGYDVWNEVNYAADVDYSEWMQADFRRWLQAKYGDLDTLAEAWYRYSYAEWDDIQAPREVAAYPQNLDWLEFKRDNYYGQMQWRIDTIRAVDPDCMIAAHGVGGAIPNMASNGSDDWLAASKVELYGLTWVPGRRGFKPWQNFFGPDLTRAAARGKKWWHAERPGGPLWMQPQVLGRDKEDARVMSPEDIRLLTMTSFAAGAVGVLNLRYRPLLDGPLFGAFGSYGMDGSRTPRSDMASDLAKWANATGQQRLFAARPVKGDIGILVIPEAQAWDYLLNHKHCPETYRQAMWGAYRGFFDNGIQADWVHIDDIAGYDTLYAPYPIAMTSQTAAALRHWVERGGTLISEATPGYFGDRGKVGTVQPNHGLDAVFGVREDEVEFMPDIGDRISFDFGGQTVRGGGFLQSYSLQGGLALGAFADGRTAVVEHDFGQGRTLLVGTNPGIGYFTRSEAGNLAFFAGVLDWTGRKPRISLSDNRLQARMHQDGERQVVWILNPTEESATVSVTVDGKPLTAGYIYWPGNAALENGRLTVGPRDVLIVEREQP; translated from the coding sequence ATGCCACTCGACAAGCTGCCGCAGACCCCGTTCGGGGCCGTGTACTTCCGCAAATCCAATCCCCCGCGCGAGGACTGGGAGCGGGACTACGGCGTGGCTTCGGAGGATGGTCTCAACGTTTTCCGCCACTGGTTCATGTGGTCGGCCATCGAGCGGCGGCCGGGCGTATATGACTGGGACGACTACGACCGCCAGATGGACCTTGCGGCCAAGCATAACATGAAGACAGTTATCGCCGAACTGACGCACACCGTGCCCGACTGGGCCTGGCGCAAGTTCGCCCACGCGCGCCAGATCCGCGCCGATGGCCGGGAGCTTGAACCGGTGATGGGCGTAAGCGCGGCCGTCGGTGGTTTTGCCCACAATGGCGGCGGCGCCGGCTCGCTCACCATGAACTGCCCTGAGGTCAAAGAGGCTGCCGGCGCCTTCCTTACCGCGCTCGCGACCCGCTACAAGGGTCACCCCGGCCTCCTCGGCTATGATGTCTGGAACGAGGTCAACTACGCGGCCGATGTCGATTATTCGGAATGGATGCAGGCTGACTTCCGCCGCTGGCTGCAGGCGAAATATGGCGATCTCGATACCCTCGCCGAAGCCTGGTACCGCTATTCCTACGCCGAGTGGGACGACATCCAGGCGCCGCGGGAAGTTGCCGCCTATCCGCAGAACCTCGACTGGCTCGAATTCAAGCGTGACAACTACTATGGCCAGATGCAGTGGCGCATCGACACCATCCGTGCCGTCGACCCGGACTGCATGATCGCCGCGCACGGCGTCGGCGGCGCCATCCCCAACATGGCCTCGAACGGCTCCGACGACTGGCTGGCAGCGTCCAAGGTCGAGCTCTATGGCCTCACCTGGGTGCCGGGCCGCCGCGGCTTCAAGCCGTGGCAGAATTTCTTTGGCCCCGATCTCACCCGCGCCGCTGCGCGTGGCAAGAAATGGTGGCATGCGGAGCGTCCCGGCGGCCCGCTCTGGATGCAACCGCAGGTGCTGGGCCGCGACAAGGAAGACGCCCGCGTCATGTCGCCCGAGGACATTCGTCTGCTCACCATGACCTCCTTCGCGGCTGGTGCGGTAGGTGTCCTCAACCTGCGCTATCGTCCCCTGCTCGACGGCCCCTTGTTTGGCGCCTTCGGTTCCTACGGCATGGACGGCAGCCGCACGCCGCGCTCGGACATGGCGAGCGACCTCGCCAAATGGGCCAATGCAACCGGGCAGCAGCGGCTGTTCGCCGCTCGCCCGGTCAAGGGTGACATCGGTATCCTGGTCATTCCCGAAGCGCAGGCCTGGGATTACCTCCTCAATCACAAGCATTGCCCTGAAACCTACCGGCAGGCCATGTGGGGTGCCTATCGCGGCTTCTTCGACAATGGCATTCAGGCCGACTGGGTGCATATCGACGATATCGCCGGTTATGACACCCTTTACGCGCCTTACCCCATCGCCATGACGAGCCAGACTGCGGCCGCGCTGCGGCACTGGGTTGAACGGGGAGGCACGCTCATTTCCGAGGCGACGCCGGGCTATTTCGGTGACCGTGGCAAGGTCGGCACCGTCCAGCCCAATCACGGGCTCGATGCCGTCTTCGGCGTCCGCGAGGACGAGGTCGAGTTCATGCCCGACATCGGCGATCGCATCAGCTTCGACTTCGGCGGACAAACGGTCCGCGGCGGCGGCTTTCTGCAGTCCTATTCACTTCAGGGCGGCTTGGCCCTCGGCGCCTTCGCGGACGGCAGGACTGCCGTGGTCGAACATGACTTCGGCCAAGGGCGCACGCTGCTGGTCGGCACCAACCCTGGCATCGGCTATTTTACGCGGAGTGAAGCTGGCAACCTCGCCTTCTTTGCCGGCGTGCTGGACTGGACAGGCCGCAAGCCGAGGATATCCCTTTCCGACAATCGCCTGCAGGCGCGCATGCACCAGGATGGCGAGCGTCAAGTCGTGTGGATACTCAATCCGACTGAGGAGAGTGCAACCGTTTCCGTTACCGTCGACGGCAAACCTCTCACCGCCGGCTATATCTACTGGCCGGGAAACGCTGCCCTCGAAAACGGCAGGCTCACCGTAGGACCACGCGACGTCCTCATCGTCGAAAGAGAGCAACCATAA